The proteins below come from a single Nocardiopsis gilva YIM 90087 genomic window:
- a CDS encoding CDP-alcohol phosphatidyltransferase family protein, producing the protein MADFTLDDVRERTCRERDSWWTVGLVDPLAIRLVRATANRTAITPNQVTVAALFLGLGAAACFAIGTWKYLVVGAVLYYLCFLLDCTDGKLARLTDRESLFGSWMDYVFDRFRVLICAIALMGGQYVLTGHVVFVWLALAVVFLDMLRYLNALQVYKARREMRSHIAGALERARATLSMLEPEDEAAHPDRPMSDQGEQAVLRHGISVLEQILRTQTENEARCARASGKQPDVSLPKVDLHQEFRSRFPWYQRTWDHLRARRIRTHLVSGIEFQMAVFVIAPLVGVVSSAAIGWITVVMGVLLLAFEIAIVYKLWLSTRDFFRVVDGIEGALGFTRSSDDVVDGTVAAAPAESTQTTLR; encoded by the coding sequence ATGGCTGATTTCACTCTGGACGACGTCCGGGAACGCACGTGCCGGGAGCGTGACTCGTGGTGGACCGTGGGGCTGGTCGATCCGCTGGCGATCCGCCTGGTGCGGGCGACAGCCAACCGCACGGCGATCACCCCGAACCAGGTCACCGTGGCAGCCCTCTTCCTGGGGCTGGGGGCCGCGGCGTGCTTCGCGATCGGCACGTGGAAGTACCTCGTCGTCGGAGCGGTCCTCTACTACCTGTGCTTCCTGCTCGACTGCACGGACGGCAAGCTGGCGCGGCTGACCGACCGGGAGTCGCTGTTCGGCTCGTGGATGGACTACGTCTTCGACCGGTTCCGGGTGCTGATCTGCGCGATCGCGCTGATGGGCGGCCAGTACGTGCTGACCGGGCACGTGGTGTTCGTCTGGCTGGCGCTGGCCGTGGTCTTCCTGGACATGCTGCGCTACCTCAACGCACTGCAGGTCTACAAGGCGCGCCGCGAGATGCGGTCGCACATCGCCGGGGCGCTGGAGCGCGCGCGGGCGACGCTGTCCATGCTGGAGCCGGAGGACGAGGCGGCGCACCCGGACCGTCCCATGAGCGACCAGGGTGAGCAGGCGGTGCTGCGGCACGGGATCTCGGTGCTGGAGCAGATCCTGCGCACGCAGACGGAGAACGAGGCGCGCTGCGCCCGCGCCAGCGGCAAGCAGCCGGATGTGTCGCTGCCCAAGGTCGACCTGCATCAGGAGTTCCGCAGCCGGTTCCCGTGGTACCAGCGGACCTGGGATCACCTGCGGGCGCGTAGGATCCGGACGCACCTGGTCAGCGGCATCGAGTTCCAGATGGCGGTGTTCGTGATCGCCCCACTCGTCGGGGTGGTGTCGAGTGCGGCGATCGGGTGGATTACCGTCGTCATGGGCGTTTTGCTACTCGCTTTCGAGATCGCGATCGTCTATAAACTGTGGTTGTCCACGCGGGACTTCTTCCGGGTCGTGGACGGAATCGAAGGCGCGTTGGGTTTCACGCGCTCGTCTGATGACGTGGTCGATGGGACAGTGGCAGCTGCGCCCGCGGAATCGACTCAGACGACCCTGCGGTAG
- a CDS encoding DUF3618 domain-containing protein, translated as MEDRDPAGARRDPASVQAEIERTQQRLAWAIDEISDRANPRNVARRSWGQVCRTGTYLAEKARALVAGGGAVRVESHVEEPPKGSIRLKGDDEVVSTYTTRGQLPPEVVLLGVGVGVVATVGVIAMWRRKRKR; from the coding sequence ATGGAGGATCGCGACCCCGCGGGGGCGCGCCGGGACCCTGCCAGTGTGCAGGCGGAGATCGAGCGCACGCAGCAGCGGTTGGCGTGGGCGATCGATGAGATCTCGGACCGGGCGAACCCGCGGAACGTGGCGCGCCGGAGCTGGGGCCAGGTGTGCCGGACCGGCACGTACCTGGCCGAGAAAGCACGGGCGCTGGTGGCCGGGGGTGGCGCGGTCCGGGTAGAGAGCCACGTGGAGGAGCCGCCCAAGGGCAGTATCCGGCTCAAGGGCGACGACGAGGTGGTGTCGACCTACACCACGCGTGGCCAGCTGCCCCCTGAGGTGGTGCTGCTCGGGGTCGGTGTCGGCGTGGTGGCCACGGTCGGCGTGATCGCGATGTGGCGGCGCAAGCGCAAGCGGTAG